The following proteins are encoded in a genomic region of Dyadobacter sp. UC 10:
- a CDS encoding YicC/YloC family endoribonuclease — protein MLKSMTGYGVSNIESDSINVTVEIKTLNSKFLDIYCRIPRNYSEKEIEIRNLITQSLERGKVEFTLTVQPVGKTIASTSVNRPLINAYYQDLVTTAGELQFAPDYTELFRIALQMPNAYNNEIVDESSRENDWAQIKVAVMNALHKCTVFREQEGKMTADKFTDYIKNIETLLAGVAEQDKQRIPNVRERLEKQVRELLSDDNFDPNRFEQELIYYVEKFDISEEKIRLANHLTYFIETMKASESNGKKLNFIAQEIGREINTIGSKANDVAIQHLVVQMKDELEKIKEQTMNII, from the coding sequence ATGCTAAAATCCATGACCGGATACGGTGTATCCAACATCGAGTCCGATTCAATTAATGTGACCGTCGAAATCAAGACGCTTAATTCCAAATTTCTGGATATCTATTGCAGGATACCGAGAAATTATTCGGAAAAAGAAATCGAGATCAGAAACCTGATTACGCAATCTTTGGAAAGAGGGAAAGTGGAGTTTACGCTCACAGTCCAGCCGGTTGGTAAAACGATCGCCTCAACTTCTGTAAACCGCCCGCTGATCAATGCATATTATCAGGATTTGGTTACCACGGCTGGCGAATTGCAGTTTGCGCCAGACTATACAGAACTTTTCCGCATTGCACTGCAAATGCCGAATGCCTACAATAATGAAATTGTGGACGAATCGAGCCGGGAGAATGACTGGGCGCAAATTAAGGTTGCAGTGATGAATGCGCTGCACAAATGCACGGTGTTCAGGGAGCAGGAAGGAAAAATGACCGCTGATAAGTTTACGGATTATATCAAAAACATCGAAACACTACTGGCAGGCGTTGCCGAGCAGGACAAGCAACGTATTCCGAATGTACGGGAGCGGCTGGAAAAGCAGGTGCGTGAGCTGCTGTCAGACGATAATTTCGACCCTAATCGTTTCGAACAGGAGCTGATCTATTATGTGGAGAAATTCGATATTTCAGAAGAGAAGATACGTCTGGCAAATCACCTGACCTATTTTATTGAAACAATGAAGGCGTCGGAAAGCAATGGAAAGAAGCTCAATTTTATTGCGCAGGAAATCGGCCGCGAAATCAATACCATCGGCTCCAAAGCGAACGACGTGGCGATCCAGCACCTCGTAGTTCAGATGAAAGACGAGCTGGAAAAGATCAAGGAACAAACCATGAATATCATTTAA
- a CDS encoding DNA-3-methyladenine glycosylase: MQGSKLPLSFYHSHDTLSLARNLLGCELFHDSPEGITSGIIVETEAYLRDDPACHAFNRRTARTEPMYGEPGTIYVYLIYGMYQCFNVVSNKAGIGEAVLIRALQPTGGLDLMQYRRQVIRAKAATPAKPRKEIALRELCRGPGKLVKAMGIDRAIHNNLTLTDSPLYLTAPLFTSFDVMVTTRIGINVGADLPYRFFVKNNPFVSRG; this comes from the coding sequence ATGCAGGGAAGCAAGCTCCCTCTCTCCTTTTACCATTCTCACGATACGCTTTCGCTGGCCAGAAATTTGCTTGGCTGCGAGCTCTTCCACGATAGTCCCGAAGGCATTACCTCCGGGATTATCGTGGAAACCGAAGCTTACCTTCGCGACGATCCCGCCTGCCACGCATTCAACCGCCGTACTGCCCGGACTGAGCCAATGTATGGGGAGCCTGGCACCATTTATGTTTATCTTATTTATGGTATGTACCAGTGTTTCAATGTGGTCAGCAATAAAGCCGGCATTGGAGAAGCGGTATTAATACGCGCACTGCAGCCGACCGGCGGATTGGATTTAATGCAATACCGGCGGCAAGTTATCCGAGCCAAGGCAGCGACACCCGCGAAACCACGAAAGGAAATTGCGCTCAGAGAGCTTTGTCGCGGACCAGGTAAGCTGGTAAAAGCAATGGGTATCGATCGCGCGATTCACAATAATCTTACGTTAACCGACAGCCCGCTATATCTCACAGCGCCGCTCTTTACCAGTTTTGACGTGATGGTTACGACCCGCATTGGTATCAATGTGGGTGCCGATCTGCCGTATCGGTTTTTCGTCAAAAACAATCCTTTTGTCAGCCGGGGATAG
- a CDS encoding tetratricopeptide repeat-containing sensor histidine kinase, with protein sequence MSFIFRLLPLFAIAVLLAESRCSQDKSIVSLTEAAILQKEDFAEDTALILKYHKLGASYLFLDADKSMLYAKHVLRLSQKHDWKKGKILAYNLLSTYYLLDGSYDVLRELSNETMILSQELGLPYYTAHAQRFMAESYSEFRHWDSARINYNQAIRIFTQLGADSARAFTMVNLGNCYREKKLNDQAIHQYNQAYAIFDKLNSDWGKAAVLQEKGYLKVREQDFKAAVRYFKTSLALSQKNKNRYGELNTLNDLSNTYYHQKEYDKSIQTCLEAFEHSKIYHSTQQTNWALTTLSRAYKAKNMYDSALYYNEQVNNSRRMVHDETVKRQYTMYQLMYDNQVMDSEIQQGIIKQQRSIQQFLIGFSALIIAFAAFLWFNNKKLRRKNAEIREALIQGQTLERKRVAAELHDHLGGTLASLNWYMYGIDKKVLSLEEQKIYDSVHQMVGSAYREVRSLSHNLMPAELEEHGLIMALDRLISKLNENKNIQFEFNLTGLESRLNNKIEFELYSIVLELTNNIIKHSGATTARIELTENAKSILLCVSDNGTGMIDSGRQGTGLRNVKSRVESLHGKINIQHNETLKGTKVEIEIPGKKMNL encoded by the coding sequence ATGAGTTTCATATTCAGGTTACTCCCCCTATTTGCTATTGCTGTATTACTAGCCGAAAGTAGGTGCAGCCAGGACAAAAGCATCGTCTCACTGACAGAGGCGGCTATTTTACAAAAAGAGGATTTTGCAGAAGACACGGCTCTTATACTGAAATATCACAAGCTCGGCGCCTCTTACCTTTTCCTCGATGCCGACAAATCCATGCTTTACGCCAAACATGTTCTGCGTCTTTCACAAAAACATGACTGGAAAAAAGGCAAGATCCTTGCCTACAACCTGCTCAGCACCTATTATCTGCTCGATGGCAGCTATGATGTGCTCAGAGAGCTTTCCAATGAAACAATGATACTGTCGCAGGAATTAGGGCTCCCCTATTACACAGCTCATGCACAACGGTTTATGGCTGAAAGCTACTCCGAGTTCCGACACTGGGATTCGGCCAGGATCAACTATAACCAGGCTATCCGGATTTTCACGCAGCTGGGTGCCGACAGCGCCAGAGCATTCACTATGGTGAATCTCGGCAACTGCTACCGGGAAAAAAAATTAAATGATCAGGCGATACACCAATACAATCAGGCATATGCAATTTTTGACAAATTGAATTCAGATTGGGGCAAAGCAGCTGTTTTGCAGGAAAAAGGATATCTCAAAGTAAGGGAGCAGGATTTTAAGGCTGCTGTGAGATATTTCAAGACAAGTCTGGCACTTTCTCAAAAAAACAAAAACCGGTATGGCGAACTGAATACGCTAAACGACCTGAGCAACACTTACTACCACCAAAAGGAGTACGACAAGTCGATTCAAACCTGCCTCGAAGCTTTTGAGCATTCCAAAATATACCACTCCACCCAGCAAACAAACTGGGCGCTGACAACACTTTCACGCGCTTACAAAGCGAAAAATATGTACGACAGCGCGCTCTATTACAATGAGCAGGTCAACAATAGCCGGAGAATGGTGCATGATGAGACGGTGAAACGCCAGTATACCATGTATCAGCTTATGTACGACAATCAGGTGATGGACTCGGAAATACAGCAGGGTATTATTAAGCAGCAGCGCAGTATCCAGCAATTTCTGATCGGTTTTTCTGCCCTGATCATCGCCTTTGCGGCATTTTTATGGTTTAATAACAAAAAGCTGCGCCGCAAAAATGCTGAGATCAGGGAAGCATTAATTCAGGGGCAAACGCTGGAACGTAAACGGGTCGCGGCAGAGCTGCACGATCATCTTGGCGGTACTTTGGCTTCGCTAAACTGGTATATGTACGGGATCGACAAAAAAGTACTTTCCCTGGAAGAACAAAAGATTTACGATAGTGTCCACCAGATGGTCGGATCTGCGTACCGGGAGGTTAGAAGCCTTTCACATAACCTGATGCCAGCCGAACTAGAAGAACACGGCTTGATCATGGCCCTGGACCGGCTGATCAGTAAATTGAATGAAAACAAGAATATCCAGTTTGAATTTAACCTTACCGGACTGGAAAGCCGGCTAAACAATAAAATTGAATTTGAACTTTACAGTATCGTCCTCGAACTGACCAACAACATTATCAAACACTCAGGCGCTACTACGGCACGGATCGAGCTGACGGAAAATGCAAAAAGTATTTTGCTTTGCGTCAGCGACAATGGCACCGGGATGATCGACTCCGGCCGACAAGGGACTGGGCTACGGAACGTGAAAAGCCGCGTTGAAAGTCTGCATGGAAAGATCAACATACAGCATAACGAAACGTTGAAGGGCACGAAAGTGGAGATAGAAATACCTGGCAAAAAAATGAATTTATGA
- a CDS encoding class I SAM-dependent methyltransferase, giving the protein MSVPEKVSAFTNEIEKSLAGQSFIKLSLGNYRGTEENLKNIYIKRVQIKQEEKLSFTYRYKTRDITKNFSYQEALAIFRNTIGIDFHAATLQTTGYDLQFDTQKNGKTVIRKRETALRETPSLEHDKAKKRLIQTGGKAYLHELGITDEQGQVLKNAQDKYRQINHYIELLSGLIHEIPKKELLKVADMGSGKGYLTFALYDYFQNVLHQSAEVTGVEFREDLVSLCNAIAQKSGFEKLHFEEGTIDKFDPGALDILIALHACDTATDDAIWKGITSAASLIVVAPCCHKQIRREMEANKASNDVQFLTRYGIFLERQAEMVTDGLRALILEYFGYKTKVFEFISDAHTPKNVMVVGIRDTRNKVDEQLVLDKIRAAKNYFGIGYHHLERIAGIA; this is encoded by the coding sequence ATGAGCGTTCCTGAAAAGGTATCAGCATTTACTAACGAAATAGAAAAAAGTCTGGCCGGACAAAGTTTCATCAAACTTTCTCTGGGCAATTACCGTGGAACTGAGGAAAACCTTAAAAACATCTATATCAAAAGGGTGCAGATCAAACAAGAGGAAAAACTAAGTTTCACATACCGTTACAAAACGAGAGATATTACCAAGAACTTCTCCTACCAGGAAGCGCTGGCAATCTTCCGGAACACGATCGGCATCGATTTTCATGCGGCCACACTTCAGACGACCGGCTACGATCTGCAATTTGACACCCAAAAAAATGGAAAGACTGTCATCAGAAAGAGAGAAACAGCCTTGCGGGAAACCCCTTCGCTGGAACACGACAAAGCCAAAAAGCGACTGATACAAACCGGTGGCAAAGCTTATCTGCACGAGCTGGGCATTACAGATGAGCAGGGACAAGTCCTGAAAAATGCACAGGACAAGTACCGTCAGATCAATCACTATATTGAGCTTTTAAGCGGTCTGATACACGAAATACCGAAAAAAGAATTATTGAAAGTGGCAGATATGGGTTCAGGGAAAGGATATCTCACCTTTGCGCTTTACGATTATTTCCAGAATGTCCTTCATCAGTCTGCCGAAGTAACGGGTGTCGAATTCCGGGAAGACCTGGTGTCGCTTTGTAATGCAATAGCCCAAAAATCGGGATTTGAAAAACTTCATTTTGAAGAGGGTACGATCGACAAATTCGACCCGGGAGCGCTTGATATCCTCATCGCGCTGCACGCTTGCGACACTGCTACCGACGACGCAATCTGGAAAGGAATAACCTCCGCGGCCAGCCTGATCGTGGTAGCGCCCTGCTGTCACAAGCAGATCCGCCGGGAGATGGAGGCGAACAAAGCCAGCAATGATGTCCAATTTCTTACCCGGTACGGTATTTTTCTAGAAAGACAGGCAGAAATGGTCACCGACGGATTGCGGGCGCTGATTCTGGAATACTTTGGATACAAAACCAAGGTGTTCGAATTTATTTCCGACGCGCACACCCCCAAGAATGTAATGGTAGTAGGTATAAGGGATACAAGGAACAAAGTTGATGAACAGCTGGTACTGGATAAGATCAGAGCGGCCAAAAATTACTTTGGAATCGGTTACCATCACCTGGAAAGAATCGCAGGTATTGCGTGA
- a CDS encoding efflux RND transporter permease subunit has protein sequence MWNKIATYIIRYRLLWVALVLVSTVFMAFEASKIELSYNFARILPSNDPVEKEYQDFRKLFGEDGSVMVIGWQDPELFNIDKFRDWYKLSEEIKGSEGIKNVLSLANVYKIVRNDSLTRFDFAPVIRQMPQTQAEADSLKKEIANLPIYEGLVLNSKTNATLMVITFNDKELNSKRRLTIVDDIEQMAETFAQKYNTDLHYSGMPYIRTVNMKKISREMELFMGLAVFVTLMILWAFFRSFRLTLLSITVVLIGVIFSVGILHLFNYKITALTGLIPPLLIVIGVPNCVFLINKYQAELISHNNKDEALMQMIRQIGLSTFLANMTTAIGFGVFYFTNSSLLVEFGVVAAISVMVTYVLCLLLLPITLHYMSTPKARHLKHLEGKWAIGFLRKVDYLVHHKRKEIYIAMVVMIIVSVFGMQKIKTIGYVVDDLPKKDVVYTDLRFFEKNFNGVLPFEVMINTKQPNGVFGDQAQVLYKIKAFQNEMAKFPEFSKPVSIVEASRFLYQGYRGGDAKYYALPGILELNKLTNYVQGQQGAAKQLNSFLNEDKSVTRVSFQMADVGSERIKELMNQIRPKVDSIFSPEKYKVSLTGHSLVFLKSNDYLLSNLYESLLIAIVLIAIVGMVLFRSIPIILLSKLPCLIPLALTAGIMGYFDIYFKPTTILIFSITFGIASDGTVYFLTRYREELYKNGLSPSNAVSRSIFGTGLSMIYTAVILFCGFSIFAASSFGGTAAMGVMVSITLLVAMCTNLILLPALLLSIAKRQGKNVKPT, from the coding sequence ATGTGGAATAAAATAGCGACTTACATTATCCGTTACCGGCTTTTGTGGGTTGCACTAGTGCTGGTATCAACGGTCTTCATGGCTTTCGAAGCCAGCAAAATTGAACTCTCCTACAACTTCGCAAGAATTCTCCCATCCAACGATCCCGTTGAAAAAGAGTACCAGGATTTCAGAAAATTATTTGGGGAAGATGGCAGTGTAATGGTGATCGGCTGGCAGGATCCCGAGCTTTTCAACATTGATAAATTTCGCGACTGGTATAAGCTTTCCGAGGAAATTAAGGGTTCTGAGGGTATTAAGAATGTACTTTCTCTCGCCAATGTTTACAAAATCGTTCGTAATGACAGCCTTACGCGCTTCGATTTTGCCCCCGTAATCAGGCAAATGCCTCAAACACAAGCAGAAGCAGACAGCCTTAAAAAGGAAATCGCGAACCTACCTATCTACGAAGGCCTGGTACTCAACAGCAAGACAAACGCTACGCTGATGGTAATAACCTTCAACGACAAGGAACTTAACTCAAAGCGCCGCCTGACGATCGTTGACGATATCGAGCAAATGGCTGAAACTTTCGCCCAAAAATACAATACTGATCTGCACTATTCAGGGATGCCGTACATCAGGACGGTTAACATGAAGAAGATATCGCGCGAAATGGAGCTGTTCATGGGACTGGCGGTTTTCGTGACGCTCATGATCCTCTGGGCATTTTTCCGGTCGTTCCGCCTTACGCTGCTATCCATTACAGTAGTATTGATCGGGGTTATTTTTTCGGTCGGGATATTGCACCTTTTCAATTACAAAATCACCGCGCTCACCGGACTGATACCCCCGCTGCTCATCGTGATCGGTGTTCCAAACTGTGTATTTCTCATCAACAAATACCAGGCAGAACTGATCTCGCACAATAACAAAGACGAGGCCCTCATGCAAATGATCCGCCAGATTGGACTTTCTACATTTCTTGCAAACATGACCACCGCGATTGGTTTCGGGGTATTTTATTTCACAAACAGTAGTCTTTTGGTAGAATTCGGCGTCGTCGCAGCGATCAGCGTAATGGTCACATATGTCCTTTGTTTGCTGCTGCTGCCGATCACACTCCATTATATGAGTACACCGAAAGCCCGCCACCTCAAACATCTGGAAGGCAAATGGGCGATTGGTTTTTTGCGCAAGGTCGATTATCTGGTCCATCATAAGCGGAAAGAAATTTACATCGCAATGGTCGTCATGATTATCGTGTCAGTTTTTGGAATGCAGAAAATTAAAACCATCGGCTATGTAGTCGATGATCTCCCGAAAAAGGATGTGGTATATACGGATTTGCGGTTTTTTGAGAAGAATTTCAATGGGGTACTCCCGTTCGAGGTAATGATCAATACCAAACAGCCGAACGGGGTATTCGGCGACCAGGCGCAGGTTTTGTATAAAATCAAGGCCTTTCAAAATGAAATGGCGAAGTTTCCCGAGTTTTCGAAGCCCGTTTCGATTGTTGAAGCCTCCCGCTTCCTCTACCAGGGTTATCGCGGCGGCGATGCAAAGTATTATGCCCTGCCGGGTATTCTGGAACTAAACAAGCTGACCAACTATGTCCAGGGACAGCAGGGTGCAGCCAAGCAGCTCAACTCCTTTCTAAATGAAGATAAAAGCGTAACCCGCGTAAGTTTTCAAATGGCCGATGTGGGTTCCGAGCGCATCAAGGAGCTCATGAACCAGATCCGCCCCAAGGTGGATTCGATTTTTAGTCCCGAAAAATACAAGGTAAGTCTCACGGGCCACAGCCTGGTATTTCTGAAGAGCAACGATTATCTGCTTAGTAACCTGTATGAAAGCCTTTTGATCGCAATCGTACTGATCGCTATTGTGGGAATGGTACTTTTCCGGTCAATACCCATTATCCTGCTGTCAAAGCTCCCCTGCCTCATCCCGCTTGCGCTTACCGCGGGGATTATGGGTTACTTCGATATTTATTTCAAACCAACCACTATTCTGATTTTCAGTATCACATTTGGAATCGCATCAGACGGAACCGTGTATTTTCTTACCCGTTATCGGGAAGAGCTTTATAAAAATGGTCTGTCCCCCTCGAATGCAGTTAGCAGATCCATTTTCGGTACAGGATTAAGTATGATTTACACGGCGGTGATCCTGTTTTGCGGCTTTTCAATATTTGCGGCTTCCAGCTTCGGGGGTACTGCCGCTATGGGGGTGATGGTTTCAATCACTTTACTGGTCGCCATGTGTACCAACCTGATCTTGCTTCCGGCCCTGCTGCTTTCTATTGCAAAAAGGCAGGGTAAGAACGTAAAGCCGACTTAA
- a CDS encoding peptidase has translation MTYCLGIKVKEGLVALADTRITAGTNTTVKRKMYVTQHDNYSMFIMTSGLRSVRDKAVHYFEEQINEGVVYNKLYKAVNAFGEQIKRVAEEDRDNLERSGFKFNLNTIVGGQLKDDKDHKLFLLYSEGNWVELDEGSPYVIIGNSGQGKAILNRVLNEESTMKQALKAGFLSFDSTRVSNNDVDFPIDVVLYKKDSFKIVEHRYEQKDLQAISEIWADKLKEALDDIPEEWMDKSFEKIPGPESV, from the coding sequence ATGACTTATTGTTTAGGAATAAAAGTAAAGGAAGGGCTTGTTGCACTGGCGGATACACGCATTACTGCGGGTACGAATACCACAGTAAAAAGGAAGATGTACGTCACGCAGCACGATAACTATTCCATGTTTATCATGACCAGCGGTCTGCGTTCGGTACGCGACAAGGCAGTACATTATTTTGAAGAGCAGATCAATGAAGGCGTAGTTTACAACAAGCTCTATAAAGCCGTAAATGCGTTTGGAGAGCAGATTAAGCGGGTTGCGGAAGAGGATCGGGACAATCTGGAACGGTCTGGATTCAAATTTAACCTGAATACCATTGTCGGCGGCCAACTTAAAGACGACAAAGACCACAAATTATTCCTGTTGTATTCCGAAGGAAACTGGGTGGAGCTCGACGAAGGTTCGCCTTATGTAATCATCGGAAACTCGGGGCAGGGCAAAGCGATCCTGAACAGGGTATTGAACGAGGAGTCGACAATGAAACAGGCATTGAAGGCGGGATTTCTATCTTTCGATTCTACGAGGGTCAGCAATAATGATGTCGATTTTCCGATCGACGTGGTGCTTTATAAAAAGGACAGCTTCAAGATCGTAGAGCATCGGTATGAACAAAAGGATTTGCAGGCTATCTCGGAAATATGGGCTGATAAATTGAAGGAGGCGCTGGATGATATTCCGGAAGAATGGATGGACAAAAGCTTTGAAAAAATACCAGGCCCCGAATCAGTATAG
- a CDS encoding SGNH/GDSL hydrolase family protein, protein MKSLIISACLLTLINACGDKSPRAEQKDKDTKGMRYLALGDSYTIGESVEERDRWPVLFADAMNKREKPVKNPEIIARTGWTTRDLLLALTNFNPAEKYDIVSLLIGVNNQYQGRSLEEYRGEFRELLLKSIAYAGDEPGRVIVLSTPDWGVTPFGIENRQEIGKEIDQFNDIAEEECNKANVLFIDITPISRSALNDPTLIARDNLHFSGKMHQLWVDEIFRNTRFKL, encoded by the coding sequence ATGAAATCACTCATCATATCGGCTTGTCTGCTGACCCTCATTAACGCTTGCGGCGACAAATCGCCCCGGGCAGAGCAGAAGGATAAGGATACAAAAGGAATGCGCTACCTCGCGCTGGGAGATTCCTATACGATCGGGGAAAGCGTGGAGGAAAGAGACCGCTGGCCTGTTTTATTTGCGGATGCGATGAACAAAAGGGAAAAGCCGGTCAAAAATCCCGAGATCATTGCACGAACCGGCTGGACTACCCGCGATCTGCTGCTTGCGTTAACGAATTTCAATCCGGCTGAGAAATATGATATTGTCTCTCTGCTGATCGGCGTCAATAACCAGTACCAGGGAAGGAGTCTGGAAGAGTATCGCGGCGAATTCCGTGAGTTACTGCTCAAAAGCATCGCCTACGCCGGTGACGAGCCTGGCCGGGTAATCGTTCTTTCCACGCCAGACTGGGGTGTAACTCCTTTCGGTATTGAAAATCGTCAGGAAATTGGGAAGGAGATTGATCAATTTAATGATATAGCAGAGGAAGAATGCAATAAAGCAAATGTGCTATTTATTGATATTACCCCTATTTCCCGAAGCGCGTTGAATGATCCCACGCTGATAGCGCGGGATAACCTTCACTTTTCGGGAAAAATGCATCAGTTATGGGTAGATGAAATTTTCAGAAATACCAGGTTTAAATTGTAG
- a CDS encoding diacylglycerol/lipid kinase family protein produces MKRTTLLHNPTAGDNDFSKKELTKLIKKEGFDCAYASVKEDGWDEFEEDSDFLIIAGGDGTVRRVAKALMKRRQLQKQYPLALLPHGTANNVACALGIDGEAKDIVQQWHHHRLKPFDIGKVQGLEEDMFFLEAFGLGIFPRLMKVMSKLESEIGDTAEERLHAAKRVLLEILQTYEARHCEIIADGKEFSGNYLMIEVMNIRSIGPNLILAPNADPGDGLLEVVLIEETHRNKFESFLRNEIDETGQEFSFKTIQAKRVKINCDWKDMHIDDERIKIEKPAEINIQIMPDMLEFILADK; encoded by the coding sequence ATGAAACGAACTACCCTTTTGCACAACCCGACAGCCGGAGATAATGATTTTAGTAAGAAAGAACTTACAAAGTTGATAAAAAAGGAAGGTTTTGATTGTGCGTATGCCTCGGTGAAGGAAGACGGCTGGGACGAGTTTGAGGAAGATTCGGATTTTCTGATTATTGCCGGAGGGGATGGTACCGTGAGGCGCGTGGCAAAGGCGTTGATGAAAAGGAGACAACTTCAGAAACAGTATCCGCTGGCCCTGCTTCCGCACGGTACGGCCAATAATGTAGCGTGTGCATTAGGCATCGACGGGGAGGCCAAAGACATTGTTCAGCAATGGCACCATCATCGTCTCAAACCTTTTGATATCGGCAAAGTGCAGGGTTTGGAGGAAGATATGTTTTTTCTGGAAGCTTTCGGGCTCGGGATCTTTCCGCGTTTAATGAAAGTAATGAGCAAGCTGGAAAGCGAAATCGGTGACACTGCGGAGGAGCGGCTTCATGCAGCTAAACGCGTGCTGCTGGAAATTCTCCAGACTTACGAAGCCCGGCATTGCGAGATTATCGCGGACGGAAAGGAGTTTTCGGGCAACTATTTAATGATCGAGGTAATGAATATCCGTTCTATTGGCCCTAACCTCATCCTGGCGCCAAATGCCGACCCGGGCGACGGTTTGCTGGAAGTAGTCCTTATCGAGGAAACACACAGGAATAAGTTTGAATCATTCCTTAGAAACGAGATCGACGAAACCGGGCAGGAGTTCAGTTTCAAGACCATTCAAGCCAAACGTGTGAAAATCAACTGCGACTGGAAGGATATGCATATTGACGATGAGCGGATCAAGATTGAAAAACCTGCTGAAATCAATATCCAGATCATGCCTGATATGCTTGAATTTATTTTGGCGGATAAATAG
- the surE gene encoding 5'/3'-nucleotidase SurE: protein MRILVTNDDGIYSPGIAALAKIAARFGEVKIVAPDVEQSSMGHAITASRPLSYKKSPVDFGGIEAYRVNGTPADCVALGQHLWDKPDVVLSGINLGPNLGNAMWHSGTLAAAKQAVLFGIKGIALSTPTDIEPDFEALDPFVEKALDLLFKNPHLNLVNVNFPHQPKGVRWTRQSVRLYDNNIVPALDPMGRKHYWFTVIPLEPAEEGTDRWAIENQFVSITPLRLDLTNEAELIKAQLAYPIT, encoded by the coding sequence ATGAGAATCCTGGTAACAAACGACGATGGAATTTATAGTCCCGGAATCGCGGCACTGGCGAAAATAGCAGCGAGATTCGGAGAAGTGAAAATAGTGGCACCCGACGTGGAGCAATCTTCCATGGGCCACGCCATAACTGCATCACGCCCACTTTCCTATAAAAAGTCACCGGTGGATTTCGGCGGCATCGAGGCTTACCGTGTAAATGGTACGCCGGCCGACTGCGTGGCGCTCGGCCAGCATCTCTGGGACAAACCTGACGTAGTACTTTCCGGAATTAACCTGGGGCCGAACCTGGGTAACGCCATGTGGCATTCGGGCACACTCGCCGCTGCAAAACAGGCTGTTCTGTTCGGTATCAAGGGCATTGCGCTCAGCACTCCCACCGATATAGAGCCAGATTTTGAGGCGCTGGACCCATTTGTAGAAAAAGCGCTGGATCTTTTGTTTAAAAACCCGCATCTCAATCTTGTCAATGTAAACTTCCCCCACCAGCCGAAAGGAGTACGCTGGACCAGGCAGTCTGTGCGGCTTTATGATAACAATATTGTCCCGGCGCTGGACCCGATGGGCCGTAAACACTACTGGTTTACAGTTATACCATTAGAACCCGCCGAGGAAGGTACCGACCGCTGGGCTATTGAAAACCAGTTTGTATCGATCACGCCGCTACGCCTCGACCTCACCAACGAAGCCGAGCTCATAAAAGCCCAACTCGCCTATCCGATCACCTAG